A stretch of DNA from Thermodesulfobacteriota bacterium:
GCCTCCGGCGCGGCCTGTTCAGCCTCAACGTCTACGAGATTCCCCAGGGGACGGGCTCCGGCTTTGTCTGGGATCCAAGCGGCCACATCATCACCAACTACCACGTGCTGGCCGATGCCAACCGGGTGGAGATCACCCTGGCCGACCATTCGGTATGGAAGGGCAGCTTTGTGGGCGCGGCGCCGGACAAGGACATCGCTGTCTTGCGGATCGCCGCCCCGGCGGCGCAGCTCAGGCCGATTCCGGTGGGGGAGTCCCGGAGCCTTCTGGTGGGCCAGAAGGTCTTTGCCATCGGCAACCCCTTTGGCCTGGATCAGACCATCACCTCGGGGATCGTCTCGGCCCTGGGCCGGGAGATCCAATCCTCCACCGGCCGGACCATCCAGGACGTCATCCAGACCGATGCCGCCATCAACCCCGGCAACTCGGGGGGGCCGCTCCTGGACAGCTCCGGCCGGCTGATCGGGGTCAACACCGCCATCTACAGTCCGTCCGGCTCCAGCGCCGGCATCGGCTTCGCCGTGCCGGTAGACGTGGTGAACCGGGTGGTGCCGGAGATCATCACCCACGGCCGGGTCGCCCAGCCAGGGCTGGGGGTGAGCATCGCCAACGACAAGGTGGCCCAGCGGCTGGGGGTGACCGGGGTGCTCATCATGGCGGTGCAGCCCCGGAGCGCTGCCGAGGCGGCCGGCCTCAGGGGCACCGAGCGCCAGGGGGCGGATATCGCCCTGGGGGACATCATCACCGCGGTGAACGGCCGGGAGGTGACCACCTACGACGATCTGCGCAACGAGCTGGACCGCTACCGGGTGGGTGACGAGGTGACCCTGGCCGTCACCCGGGGTGAGGCCAGGATCGAGGTCCGCGTCCGGTTGGAGGAGGTGGAATAGCGCCTTGCTCTGGACCAAGGGACTGCGCAGCCTGATTGCCGGCGAGGAAGCAGACCGTCTCGACCTCTTCTGGGTCTTCCCCGGGTTGAGGCGCTTTTTGGCCCACCGCCGCCATTACGCCACGCTGCGCACCGCCGGCGACCTCATCTTCGCCTTCGTGGTGGTGGTGGGCCTCCTGGGTCCCCAGGATCCCCGGGAGAATGTGGCGGTGTTCATGGCCTGGGGGCTGTGGTGGCCAGGGGTGGTCCTCTCCTGGTTCTTCGTCGGCCGGATGTGGTGCGGCATCTGCCCTTTTCCTGGCCTGGGGGTCTATTTCCAGCGCCGGGGCCTGAGCCTCAATCTGCCGATCCCCGGCTGGCTGCAGCGCCATGGCGCCCAGGCCTCGGTGGTGCTCCTGGCCGCCATCATCTGGAGCGAGGTGGTGGCCGGTCTGGACCGCTCGCCGGCCGGCACTTCGCTCCTCATTCTGGCCATTATCGGCGGCGCCCTGGTTCTGGGGGTGCTTTTTCCCGGCCAGGCCTGGTGCCGGCATCTGTGCCCTTTGGGGCGGATCACCGGCGCCGCGGCCACCCTGTCCATCACCGAGCTGCGAGCCAACCACGACCGCTGCCGGGGCTGTACGACCTTCGCCTGCAAGAGGGGGGCAGCCGGCCAGCGGGGCTGTCCGGTCTACCTCGGCACCTACGGCATCCAGAACAACCTGCACTGCCTGGTCTGCGGCCACTGCCTGCCTTTATGCCAGCGGGATTCCCCCCAGCTGCGTCTCCGCAATCCCTACACCGAGCTGATCCGCAACAAGGGCCGCTACATCACCTGCTCGTACATCGTGCCCTTTCTCATCGGCTCGCAGCTGGCCCGTTTCTTCCGGAGCGAAGCCCTGTACACCGAGGCGATGACCGTCCTGGGGCTGCCGGACGCCGTGGCCTTCAGCCTGCTGCTGGCCGCAGCCGTGGCCTGCGTCCATGGCCTCATCCGCCTCGGCTCCCGGCTTTTCGGCATCACCGAGGATCCAGCCTTCGGTCGCTTCTCACCCCTGGTGCCGGTGCTCCTGCCCATGGCCTTCACCGGTGAGCTGGTCTATCGCCTGGGCTACTTCGCTTCCGGGGTGGGCGACTTTCTGCCCACCCTGGGCCGGCAGCTGAGCCTGCCCCTGGCCGGCCTTGCCTTCCGGATTCCGGACTTTCCGGTGCAGATCCTGTCCGCCTTTTTCATGATGAACGGCACCATCGCCGGCTTTTATGTGCTGTGGCGCTTCAGTCTGGAGGATTTCGAAGGGCTGGTCCGCTTCGGCAACTTCTTGTCCGTGCACCTTCTGGTGGGCCTGCTCCTGGTCGCCTACCTCCTGGTGATCCTGTGATCGCTCCTCCCTCAGCCGGCCGCGCCCTGGCCGGTGAGGATGCGGCGTTGCCGCCGGGCCAGGTCCCGCATGTCCCTGGTCTGATCCGACTCATCCACGATCTCCCGGCCGACAATCTCTTCCAGCACGTCCTCCAGGCTGATGACCCCGGTGAAGCTGCCGTATTCGTCCACGACCACGAAGAGATGTTGGCGCCGCTCCAGAAACTCCACCAGCACCCGGTCCAGGGATGCGGCCTCGGGAACGAAATGCACCGGCTGCATAAGGCTGGTGAGGATGGTATCTTCATGATCCTGGGCGCAGGCCGCCAGAATATCCTTGGCCAGGACGATGCCGACCACATCGTCGGGGTCCGCGTCGTAGACCGGCACCCGGCTGTGCCGCCGCAGGTCGAGCAGCCGCTCCCTGGCGGCGCCGACGGTGAGGTGCTCGGACAGGGAGAAGGTGACCGTGCGCGGGGTCATGGCATCCCGCACCGGGATTTCGTCCAGGCGCAGGATGTTGTGGATCACCTTTTCCTGGGTCGGGGCGATGGTGCCGGCCTTGAGGCTCATGGCGGCGATGACCTCGATCTCCTCCGCCGAGACCAGAAGCTCCCGGCCCTGGGAGCCGAAAAGCCCGGTGACGGCCCGGCACAGCCAGATGATCGGGGCGAGCAGCCGCACCAGCCAGCCCACCGGCAGGGCCAGTACCGGGGCAAGGCGGCGGCAGTAGATGACGCCGGCGGTCTTGGGGATGATCTCGGCCACGAGGAGCACCGCCAGGGTGAAGACCGCGGAGAACAGGCTTAAGTACCGGTCGCCGAAGAGGGCCGCTGCCGACGCACCGGCCACCGCCGCCCCCATGGTGTTGGCCACGGTATTGAGGGTGAGGATGGCGGTGATGGGGTCCTGGATGTTGGCCTTCAAACGGCGCAGCCGGCGGCCGGCGGCGCGGCCGGAGCTGGCCAGAAGCTCCACATGGGTATGAGGAACCGAGTAGAGAACGGCCTCACACAGGCTGCAGAAGGCAGACACCGTCAGGGCGACGGCGACACTGACACCGAGACGGATCACGGGACTGGCACCTCCAGGGCGATCCAGACCGGCGACAGGGACTCCAAGAGGGAGCACCTTGCCACCAGGGGAGAAATCGAAGAAAGTGGAGAAGGGGGTGCTGCTGGCTGGCCGGATCTTCCGGCAGCAGCACGCACAGGGCTCCAGGGCAGGACAACATGAGCATAACGAAGAGCCACAGCCTGCTCCTGGTCAGCGAGGACCCCGTCCATTGGCAGGCCGGCAAGGCCGCTTTTGGCGTCTGGGATCACCTGGTCTACTTCTGCGGTGCCCCCCAGGAGGCCCTGGCCATCCTGGCCGGGGTGTCGGCGGACGTGGTGCTGGTGCACCTGGGCCCCCGGCTGCCTCCCATGGAGGCCTTTCTGGCCAGGATCTATACCCGCTACCCCAACACCATCCGCTATGTCTGCGGCGGCCCCGAGCGCGCCCTGGCCATGGGCCGCATGGTGGCCGCCGGGCTCGCCCATCGGCTGGCGGTCCTGCCCCAGGATTTCGAATCCATGCTGGCGGCCGTGCGCCAGGACCTGGATACCCGGTCCCGGCTGCGCACCCGGCGGGCCTGGGATTACCTCCGGCTGGGTGCCCGGCTGCCGGTGCGGCCGGTGGTGGTGGCCAGCGTGGAGCGGCTGCTGGCCGATCCTGCCTGCGGTGTCCCCCAGATCGCCAGCGCCATCAGCGAGGATCCGGTGATCGCCTCCCGTCTGCTTCAGGTGGCCAACACCCCGGCCTTTGCCCGGGGCCAGGCGGTGGGCGACCTGGAGCAGGCGGTCAGCATCCTGGGGCTGGACCAGATCCGGGAGCTCATCGTCATGGTGCAGACCATGGAGATGTTTCCGGTCACCGGCGCCTGCCAGAAGCGGCTGGACGAGGTGATCGCACACAGCTCGTCCTGCGCCAAGCTGGCGGCCATCATCGCCCGCCGGGTCCTGCCGGCCCACGCCCGCCTGGCGGCGAGTGCTGCCCTGTTCCACGACATGGGCAAGCTCGCCATCTACGCCAGCGACTGTGCCCGCTACCTGGCCGCCCAGGAAGATGAGCGCTGCCGCACCCGGCGCCGCCCCTCCTCGGAGGTGGAGGAGGACTGTCTGGGCATCAGCCACGCCTCTCTGGGCAGCGCCATCCTCCTGTGGTGGAACCTGCCCATGACCATCGTCGACGCGGTGGGCGGTCACAACCAGGCCCTCACCAACCTGGTGGGGCCCAGCCGGGTGGTGGCCCTGGCCGACCGCCTGCTGGTGGAAGCCGAATCCGGCGCCCAGATCCACACCGATCTCGACAGCGTCGCCCACCTTATGCCCATCGACCTCTGGCGCCGGGAGGCCCAGCGCCTGGTGGCGGGCTGAGCCCTGCTCACAACCGGAGACCGATCATGGAGTCGAAGCCAGCCGTTCGTCTGGCCCGCCGCCCACAGGAGGGGCAGGACGCCGAACTGGTCGCCTGCCTGGTCCGCCAGGACGAGGCAGGGGCCGCCATCGTCCCGCCGTCGCCCATGGCCGCGATCATCGAGCGGGCCCAGGCCCTGGGGGATTTTGCCGGCAAGGAGGGGCAGACCCTCCTCCATTATCCGGAGGCCCCGTCGCCCGAGCGGCCGTGGCCAAGGCTTCTGGCGGTCGGTCTCGGCAAGGGGCCGGTGGGGCGGGAGACTCTGCGCCAGGCCGGGGGCTCGGTTGCCGTGGAGGCGGGCAAGACCAGGGCCTCCCGGATCATGGTCCTGGTGCCGGAGGATTTGCCCCTGCCCCTGGCCGACGCCGTCGAGGCCCTGAGCGAGGGCCTGATTCTGGGGGCCTATCAGTTCCGCCGCTACAAGGCGGAGAGCGCCGACGATCCCCCGGGACAGTTGGCCACGGTCTGGCTGGCCGCACCGCCAGGACGGGGACTCGCCGGCGCCTGCCGCCGGGGCGGCCAGGCTGCCCGGGCCGCCTGTCTGGCCCGGGACATGGGCAACGAGCCGGCCAACGTCTGGACCCCGGCCCGGTTTGCAGCCCTGGCCCAGGAGCTGGCCGGCCGCCATGGCCTTCCGGTGTCGGTACTGGAGCAGGCCGACCTGGAGTGCCTGGGCATGGGGGGGCTGCTGGCCGTGGGCGGCGGCTCCGGCCGCCCTCCCTGTCTGGTCACCCTGGAGTACCGGACCGGCCGGCAGGTGCCGACCGTGCTCCTGGTGGGCAAGGGCTTGACCTTCGATTCCGGCGGGCTGTGCCTGAAGAATCCCCAGGGCATGGACGAGATGAAGTACGACATGTGCGGGGGGGCGGCGGTGCTGGCCCTGTTGCGGGCCGTGGCTGCCGAGCGGCCCCGGCACCTGGACGTGGTGGCCATGGTGGCCGCTGCCGAGAACCTGCCGGGTCCCCAGGCCATGCGGCCGGGGGATGTCCTGCGGCTGTTCGGCGGCAAGTGCGTGGAGGTGGCGAACACCGACGCCGAGGGCCGGCTGATCCTGGCCGATGCCCTGGCGTATGGCATCGACCGCTTTGCCCCGGCCGCGGTGGTGGATGTCGCCACCCTCACCGGCGCGGTGGTGGTCGGGCTCGGCCATCACCGCACCGGGCTTTTTGCCAACGACGATCGCCTGGCCAGCCGGCTGCTGGCCGCCGGCGAGCGGAGCGGCGAGCCGTTGTGGCGGCTGCCCCTGGGGCCGGAGTATACGAAACAGCTCAAGAGCGAGGTGGCCGACCTCAGGAACATCGGCGGCAAGGACGGCGGCAGCATCACGGCTGCGGCCTTTCTCGGGGAGTTCGTGGGCAAGACCCCCTGGGCGCATCTGGACATCGCCGGTACCGCCTGGGGCTACACGGAGAAGCCGTACGTCAAGAAGGGCGCTTCCGGGGTCGGGGTCCGGACCCTCCTGGAGCTGATCCGGGGCTGGTGAGGGAGGTGGAGCGGGGTCCACGGGGGCAGGCGATCAGCTGCCGGCCCCCAGTGCCTCCAGCCGATCCTCCAGGATCCGGGCCAGCTCGGAGGTCAGGTTGGGCCGGCGTAAGGCCTGCCGGTAGAGATCGGCCGCTGCCTCGCCCTCCCCCTGGGAGGTCAGCAGCTCGCCCTGGTCGATGCTGGCCCGGGGATCGGCCGGCTCCCGGTCGAGGATGGTGTCCAGGCAGCGGCGGGCCGCCGGGACATCCCCCTGGAGGATCCGCAGCTTGGCCAGCCCCAGGAGGGCATACTTGTCGTAGCCCCGCCGGAGGATGTTGTTGTAAGTCGTTTCCGCCGACTCCAGGTCGCCGACATTGCGGTAGGCGTCGCCCAGGCGGGAGAGCATGTTGATGGTGCCCTCGTGCTTGGTCAGGATCCGCTCCCAGGACTGGATGGCGCCATGGTAGTCCCGGAGCCAGCGGCAGACGTCGCCCATGCCGAACAGGGCGTACGGATTGTCCGGATCGACGTTAAGCACCCGCAGGTAGTAGTCCTTGGCCTTCTCGAACTCCTTCTTGTGGCGGTAGAGGTTGCCCACCATGGTCAGGACGTGCACGAAGCCGGTCTCGTGCTCCAGGACCTTGTCGTAGTAGTAGATGGCCAGGTCCGAGCGCCCGGTCTTGTGGTAGAGGTCGGCCAGGCCCAGGAGCGCGTACCGGTCCTCAGGGTCGATCTCCAGGGCTTTCTTGTAATAGACCTCCGATTCGTCGAAAAAGCCCAGCCGCTTCTTGGAGTCGGCGATGCGGGTGACGACAAAGATGTCGTTCGGCCGGTAATTGAGATAGCGCATCCAGACCTCGATGGCCTCCTCGTACCGCTGGACACCCCGGTAGGAATCCCCCAGGCCCCGCAGGGCAAAGACGTTGTTGGGCTCGTGGGCGAGCACCGCCCGGTAGCTTT
This window harbors:
- a CDS encoding trypsin-like peptidase domain-containing protein; amino-acid sequence: MDEPKRGRLSPVVVGVLLALVGWWIWQRGDRPLPGVEATPRAVTPQGELAADERNTIEIFQAASPSVVYITTIGLRRGLFSLNVYEIPQGTGSGFVWDPSGHIITNYHVLADANRVEITLADHSVWKGSFVGAAPDKDIAVLRIAAPAAQLRPIPVGESRSLLVGQKVFAIGNPFGLDQTITSGIVSALGREIQSSTGRTIQDVIQTDAAINPGNSGGPLLDSSGRLIGVNTAIYSPSGSSAGIGFAVPVDVVNRVVPEIITHGRVAQPGLGVSIANDKVAQRLGVTGVLIMAVQPRSAAEAAGLRGTERQGADIALGDIITAVNGREVTTYDDLRNELDRYRVGDEVTLAVTRGEARIEVRVRLEEVE
- a CDS encoding 4Fe-4S binding protein; the protein is MLWTKGLRSLIAGEEADRLDLFWVFPGLRRFLAHRRHYATLRTAGDLIFAFVVVVGLLGPQDPRENVAVFMAWGLWWPGVVLSWFFVGRMWCGICPFPGLGVYFQRRGLSLNLPIPGWLQRHGAQASVVLLAAIIWSEVVAGLDRSPAGTSLLILAIIGGALVLGVLFPGQAWCRHLCPLGRITGAAATLSITELRANHDRCRGCTTFACKRGAAGQRGCPVYLGTYGIQNNLHCLVCGHCLPLCQRDSPQLRLRNPYTELIRNKGRYITCSYIVPFLIGSQLARFFRSEALYTEAMTVLGLPDAVAFSLLLAAAVACVHGLIRLGSRLFGITEDPAFGRFSPLVPVLLPMAFTGELVYRLGYFASGVGDFLPTLGRQLSLPLAGLAFRIPDFPVQILSAFFMMNGTIAGFYVLWRFSLEDFEGLVRFGNFLSVHLLVGLLLVAYLLVIL
- a CDS encoding hemolysin family protein; translation: MIRLGVSVAVALTVSAFCSLCEAVLYSVPHTHVELLASSGRAAGRRLRRLKANIQDPITAILTLNTVANTMGAAVAGASAAALFGDRYLSLFSAVFTLAVLLVAEIIPKTAGVIYCRRLAPVLALPVGWLVRLLAPIIWLCRAVTGLFGSQGRELLVSAEEIEVIAAMSLKAGTIAPTQEKVIHNILRLDEIPVRDAMTPRTVTFSLSEHLTVGAARERLLDLRRHSRVPVYDADPDDVVGIVLAKDILAACAQDHEDTILTSLMQPVHFVPEAASLDRVLVEFLERRQHLFVVVDEYGSFTGVISLEDVLEEIVGREIVDESDQTRDMRDLARRQRRILTGQGAAG
- a CDS encoding HDOD domain-containing protein, producing MSITKSHSLLLVSEDPVHWQAGKAAFGVWDHLVYFCGAPQEALAILAGVSADVVLVHLGPRLPPMEAFLARIYTRYPNTIRYVCGGPERALAMGRMVAAGLAHRLAVLPQDFESMLAAVRQDLDTRSRLRTRRAWDYLRLGARLPVRPVVVASVERLLADPACGVPQIASAISEDPVIASRLLQVANTPAFARGQAVGDLEQAVSILGLDQIRELIVMVQTMEMFPVTGACQKRLDEVIAHSSSCAKLAAIIARRVLPAHARLAASAALFHDMGKLAIYASDCARYLAAQEDERCRTRRRPSSEVEEDCLGISHASLGSAILLWWNLPMTIVDAVGGHNQALTNLVGPSRVVALADRLLVEAESGAQIHTDLDSVAHLMPIDLWRREAQRLVAG
- a CDS encoding leucyl aminopeptidase, whose protein sequence is MESKPAVRLARRPQEGQDAELVACLVRQDEAGAAIVPPSPMAAIIERAQALGDFAGKEGQTLLHYPEAPSPERPWPRLLAVGLGKGPVGRETLRQAGGSVAVEAGKTRASRIMVLVPEDLPLPLADAVEALSEGLILGAYQFRRYKAESADDPPGQLATVWLAAPPGRGLAGACRRGGQAARAACLARDMGNEPANVWTPARFAALAQELAGRHGLPVSVLEQADLECLGMGGLLAVGGGSGRPPCLVTLEYRTGRQVPTVLLVGKGLTFDSGGLCLKNPQGMDEMKYDMCGGAAVLALLRAVAAERPRHLDVVAMVAAAENLPGPQAMRPGDVLRLFGGKCVEVANTDAEGRLILADALAYGIDRFAPAAVVDVATLTGAVVVGLGHHRTGLFANDDRLASRLLAAGERSGEPLWRLPLGPEYTKQLKSEVADLRNIGGKDGGSITAAAFLGEFVGKTPWAHLDIAGTAWGYTEKPYVKKGASGVGVRTLLELIRGW
- a CDS encoding tetratricopeptide repeat protein translates to MKPEKTLREDRETRLSVIELCKKGHSLFKQGKYMEAGIAFRKAVELEATNPYALTGLGDVSRKLHDFDRACESYRAVLAHEPNNVFALRGLGDSYRGVQRYEEAIEVWMRYLNYRPNDIFVVTRIADSKKRLGFFDESEVYYKKALEIDPEDRYALLGLADLYHKTGRSDLAIYYYDKVLEHETGFVHVLTMVGNLYRHKKEFEKAKDYYLRVLNVDPDNPYALFGMGDVCRWLRDYHGAIQSWERILTKHEGTINMLSRLGDAYRNVGDLESAETTYNNILRRGYDKYALLGLAKLRILQGDVPAARRCLDTILDREPADPRASIDQGELLTSQGEGEAAADLYRQALRRPNLTSELARILEDRLEALGAGS